From the Gallaecimonas kandeliae genome, one window contains:
- a CDS encoding NADP-dependent isocitrate dehydrogenase, producing MTTGKSTIIYTITDEAPALATQSLLPIIEAFAAKAGVEMETRDISLAGRIIATFPEYLTEAQRIGDDLAELGELAKTPEANIIKLPNISASVPQLKAAIKELQAKGYALPEYPEEPKNDEEKAIQAKYDKVKGSAVNPVLREGNSDRRAPASVKQYARKHPHSMGAWAKDSQSHVSSMDHGDFYGSEKSVTMKDAGSIRIELVQKDGQVKVLKDKLALLAGEVIDASTISKNALCDFFAKEIEDAKAKGVLFSLHMKATMMKVSDPIIFGHAVKVFYKDVFAKHADLFKELGVDANNGIGDVYARIAQLPTEQREAIEADLKAVYDQSPALAMVDSDRGITNLHVPSDVIIDASMPAMIRASGQMWNSEGKQQDTKAVIPDRCYAGVYQETIAFCKENGAFDPRTMGSVPNVGLMAQKAEEYGSHDKTFEIGAAGTVQVVDQNGQVLMAHDVEAGDIWRMCQTKDAPIRDWVKLAVNRARATGTPAVFWLDEDRGHDSEIIKKVKAYLPEHDTNGLDIQIMSPEEATRFSLQRMKEGKDTISVTGNVLRDYLTDLFPILELGTSAKMLSIVPLMNGGGLFETGAGGSAPKHVQQFEKENYLRWDSLGEFLALAASLEHLAEFAGNAKAKVLADTLDAATAKFLDNNKSPARKVGQIDNRGSHFFLAQYWAQALAAQDKDSELKAQFAALAETLSREEETIVGELNGAQGVAMDIGGYYKPDADLAAKAMRPSATFNAALAAL from the coding sequence ATGACAACAGGCAAGTCCACGATCATCTACACCATCACCGACGAAGCGCCGGCCCTGGCGACCCAGTCGCTGCTGCCCATCATCGAAGCTTTTGCCGCCAAGGCCGGTGTCGAGATGGAGACCCGGGATATCTCCCTGGCCGGTCGTATCATCGCCACCTTTCCCGAGTACCTGACCGAAGCCCAGCGCATCGGTGACGACCTGGCCGAGCTGGGCGAACTGGCCAAGACTCCCGAAGCCAACATCATCAAGCTGCCCAACATCAGCGCCTCCGTACCCCAGCTCAAGGCGGCCATCAAGGAACTGCAGGCCAAGGGCTATGCCCTGCCCGAGTACCCCGAAGAGCCCAAGAACGACGAAGAAAAGGCCATCCAGGCCAAGTACGACAAGGTCAAAGGCAGCGCCGTCAACCCCGTGCTGCGTGAAGGTAACTCCGATCGCCGCGCCCCGGCCTCCGTCAAGCAATATGCCCGCAAGCACCCCCACTCCATGGGCGCATGGGCCAAGGATTCCCAGTCTCACGTGTCCAGCATGGACCACGGCGACTTCTACGGTTCCGAGAAGTCCGTGACCATGAAAGACGCCGGCAGCATCCGCATCGAACTGGTGCAGAAGGACGGCCAGGTCAAGGTACTGAAAGACAAGCTGGCCCTGCTGGCCGGTGAAGTCATCGACGCCTCCACCATCAGCAAGAACGCCCTCTGCGACTTCTTCGCAAAAGAGATCGAAGACGCCAAGGCCAAAGGCGTGCTCTTCTCCCTGCACATGAAGGCCACCATGATGAAGGTCTCAGACCCCATCATCTTCGGCCACGCCGTCAAGGTGTTCTACAAGGACGTCTTCGCCAAGCACGCCGATCTCTTCAAAGAGCTGGGTGTGGATGCCAACAACGGTATCGGTGACGTCTATGCCCGTATCGCTCAACTGCCTACCGAGCAGCGTGAGGCCATCGAAGCGGATCTGAAGGCCGTCTACGACCAAAGCCCGGCCCTGGCCATGGTGGACTCCGACCGCGGCATCACCAACCTGCATGTGCCTTCCGATGTCATCATCGACGCCTCCATGCCGGCCATGATCCGTGCCTCCGGCCAAATGTGGAACAGCGAAGGCAAGCAGCAGGACACCAAGGCAGTGATCCCCGACCGCTGCTACGCCGGCGTCTACCAGGAAACCATCGCCTTCTGTAAGGAAAACGGCGCCTTCGATCCCCGCACCATGGGCAGCGTGCCCAACGTCGGCCTGATGGCCCAGAAGGCCGAGGAATACGGTTCCCACGACAAGACCTTCGAGATCGGCGCCGCCGGCACTGTGCAGGTTGTCGACCAGAACGGCCAGGTGCTGATGGCCCACGACGTGGAAGCAGGCGACATCTGGCGCATGTGCCAGACCAAAGACGCCCCCATCCGTGACTGGGTCAAGCTGGCTGTCAACCGCGCCCGCGCCACCGGCACCCCGGCCGTCTTCTGGCTGGACGAGGACCGTGGCCACGACAGCGAGATCATCAAGAAGGTCAAGGCCTACCTGCCCGAGCACGATACCAACGGCCTGGACATCCAGATCATGAGCCCGGAGGAAGCCACTCGCTTCTCCTTGCAGCGCATGAAAGAAGGCAAGGACACCATCTCCGTTACCGGTAACGTGCTGCGTGACTACCTGACCGACCTCTTCCCCATCCTCGAGCTCGGCACCAGCGCCAAGATGCTGTCCATAGTGCCGCTGATGAACGGTGGTGGCCTCTTCGAGACCGGTGCCGGCGGCTCTGCGCCCAAGCACGTGCAGCAGTTCGAAAAGGAAAACTACCTGCGTTGGGATTCCCTGGGCGAGTTCCTGGCCCTGGCCGCGTCCTTGGAGCACCTGGCCGAGTTCGCCGGTAACGCCAAGGCCAAGGTCCTGGCCGACACCCTGGACGCCGCTACCGCCAAGTTCCTGGACAACAACAAGTCTCCTGCTCGCAAGGTCGGTCAGATCGACAACCGCGGCAGCCACTTCTTCCTGGCCCAGTACTGGGCCCAGGCCTTGGCCGCCCAGGACAAGGACAGCGAGCTCAAAGCCCAGTTCGCTGCCCTGGCCGAGACCCTGAGCCGTGAAGAAGAGACCATCGTCGGTGAGCTGAACGGTGCCCAAGGCGTTGCCATGGACATCGGCGGCTACTACAAGCCTGATGCGGATCTCGCCGCCAAGGCCATGCGCCCCAGCGCTACCTTCAATGCCGCCCTGGCCGCCCTCTGA
- the cspD gene encoding cold shock domain-containing protein CspD, which translates to MATGTVKWFNNAKGFGFICPEGGGEDVFAHYSTIQMDGYRTLKAGQEVDFDMSQGPKGYHAVNIKPNEK; encoded by the coding sequence ATGGCTACCGGAACAGTCAAATGGTTTAACAACGCCAAGGGATTCGGTTTCATTTGCCCCGAAGGGGGTGGTGAGGATGTCTTTGCGCACTACTCCACTATCCAGATGGACGGCTATCGTACTTTGAAGGCCGGCCAGGAAGTGGACTTCGATATGAGCCAAGGCCCCAAGGGCTACCACGCGGTGAATATCAAGCCCAACGAGAAATGA
- the clpS gene encoding ATP-dependent Clp protease adapter ClpS produces MAGSTDIQHKEQTKTADPALKRAPMYKVVLMNDDYTPMDFVVLVLQRFFSMDHEKATQVMLSVHYQGKGVCGVFSADVAETKVAQVNRFARDNGHPLLCAMEPA; encoded by the coding sequence ATGGCCGGCAGTACCGATATTCAACATAAAGAGCAGACAAAAACCGCCGACCCGGCGCTCAAAAGAGCGCCCATGTACAAGGTGGTATTGATGAACGATGACTACACCCCTATGGATTTCGTGGTACTGGTGCTGCAGCGTTTCTTCAGCATGGATCACGAGAAGGCCACCCAGGTGATGTTGTCCGTACACTATCAGGGCAAGGGAGTCTGTGGTGTCTTCAGCGCCGACGTGGCCGAAACCAAGGTCGCCCAGGTGAATCGATTCGCGAGGGACAATGGCCATCCCTTGCTCTGTGCCATGGAACCGGCTTGA
- the clpA gene encoding ATP-dependent Clp protease ATP-binding subunit ClpA — protein MLNKELEQSLNDAFRRARNERHEYLTVEHLLMTLLDNSAAAEALLACGADLAQLRSELGSFIDQTTPRIPEDDDDRETQPTLGFQRVLQRAVFHVQSSGKEEVTGANVLVAIFGEQESQAVYILRKADITRLDVVNYISHGVRKQEDEPSASEPQPKELEGEGKAESYLEMLTNNLNELARSGRIDPLIGREAELERTIQVLCRRRKNNPLFVGEAGVGKTAIAEGLAKRIVDGEVPELIEHCTVYSLDMGALLAGTKYRGDFEKRFKGLLKELKEEEGAILFIDEIHTLIGAGAASGGQTDASNLIKPLLASGNIKCMGSTTYQEYRGIFEKDVALARRFQKIDIVEPTVADTIKILQGLKGHYEEHHDVRYTQGALKAAAELSAKYINERHLPDKAIDVIDEAGARARLMPKRRKTVNEADIESVVARMARIPEKSVSSNDKNTLEALDRNLKLVVFGQDQAIEALSASIRLSRAGLGVEHKPVGSFLFAGPTGVGKTEVTQQLARQMGVELIRFDMSEYMERHTVSRLIGAPPGYVGYDQGGLLTEAVIKHPHSVVLLDEIEKAHPDVFNLLLQVMDNGTLTDNNGRKADFRNVILVMTTNAGVRETERKSMGFKAVEHDDTALAEINRIFSPEFRNRLDGIIWFNHLSPAVIAQVVEKFLAELEAQLDARGVTMEVDAEAKTWLAEKGYDHAMGARPMARVIQEHLKKPLANELLFGKLSEGGKVLVGVKDGDLRLEVEGQAAATTA, from the coding sequence ATGTTGAACAAAGAGCTGGAGCAGAGCCTGAACGACGCTTTCCGTCGGGCCAGGAACGAACGGCACGAATACCTCACTGTTGAGCACCTTCTGATGACGCTGCTGGACAACAGCGCCGCGGCCGAGGCCCTCCTCGCCTGCGGCGCCGATCTGGCGCAGCTGCGTTCCGAGCTTGGCAGTTTCATTGACCAGACAACTCCCCGCATTCCTGAAGACGACGACGATCGCGAGACCCAACCGACCCTGGGTTTCCAACGGGTGCTGCAGCGGGCCGTTTTCCATGTCCAGAGTTCCGGCAAGGAGGAGGTGACCGGCGCCAACGTGCTGGTGGCCATCTTCGGCGAACAGGAGAGTCAGGCCGTCTACATCTTGCGCAAGGCCGACATCACCCGCCTGGACGTGGTCAACTACATCTCCCACGGGGTGCGCAAGCAGGAAGACGAACCCAGCGCCAGCGAGCCTCAGCCCAAGGAGCTGGAAGGGGAGGGCAAGGCCGAAAGTTACCTGGAGATGCTCACCAACAACCTCAACGAACTGGCCCGCAGTGGTCGCATCGACCCTCTGATCGGCCGTGAGGCGGAGCTGGAGCGTACCATCCAGGTGCTGTGCCGCCGCCGTAAGAACAACCCGCTGTTCGTGGGGGAGGCCGGCGTCGGCAAGACCGCTATCGCCGAGGGCCTGGCCAAGCGCATCGTCGACGGCGAAGTGCCCGAACTCATAGAGCACTGCACCGTCTATTCCCTGGACATGGGAGCCCTGCTGGCCGGCACCAAATACCGTGGCGACTTCGAGAAGCGCTTCAAGGGCCTCTTGAAGGAACTGAAGGAAGAAGAAGGGGCCATCCTCTTCATCGATGAGATCCACACCCTGATCGGTGCCGGCGCCGCTTCCGGCGGCCAGACCGACGCCTCCAACCTCATCAAGCCGCTGCTGGCGTCCGGCAACATCAAGTGCATGGGCTCCACCACCTACCAGGAATACCGCGGCATCTTCGAAAAAGATGTGGCCCTGGCCCGGCGTTTCCAGAAGATAGACATAGTGGAACCCACAGTGGCGGACACCATCAAGATCCTCCAAGGCCTCAAGGGCCATTACGAGGAACACCACGATGTGCGCTACACCCAGGGGGCCCTGAAGGCGGCTGCCGAGCTGTCCGCCAAGTACATCAACGAGCGCCACCTGCCCGACAAGGCCATCGATGTCATAGACGAGGCGGGCGCCCGTGCCCGCCTGATGCCCAAGCGGCGCAAGACGGTCAACGAAGCGGATATCGAATCTGTGGTGGCCCGGATGGCGCGGATCCCGGAAAAATCCGTGTCCAGCAACGACAAGAACACCCTGGAGGCTCTGGACCGCAACCTAAAGCTGGTGGTGTTCGGCCAGGATCAAGCCATAGAGGCCCTGTCAGCCAGCATCCGCCTCAGCCGTGCCGGCCTCGGCGTCGAGCACAAGCCGGTGGGCTCCTTCCTCTTTGCCGGCCCTACCGGCGTGGGCAAGACCGAGGTCACCCAGCAGCTGGCCCGGCAGATGGGAGTGGAGCTCATTCGCTTCGACATGTCCGAGTACATGGAGCGCCACACTGTGTCCCGGCTCATCGGTGCCCCTCCGGGTTACGTGGGCTATGACCAGGGCGGCCTCTTGACCGAAGCGGTCATCAAGCACCCCCATTCGGTGGTGCTGCTGGACGAGATAGAGAAGGCCCACCCCGATGTCTTCAACTTGCTACTGCAGGTGATGGACAACGGCACCCTGACCGACAACAACGGCCGCAAGGCGGATTTCCGTAACGTGATCCTGGTGATGACCACCAACGCCGGCGTGCGGGAAACCGAGCGCAAGTCCATGGGCTTCAAGGCGGTGGAACACGACGACACGGCCCTTGCCGAGATCAACCGCATCTTCTCGCCGGAATTCCGTAACCGCCTGGACGGCATCATCTGGTTCAACCATTTGAGCCCGGCCGTTATCGCCCAGGTGGTGGAGAAGTTCCTGGCCGAGCTGGAGGCCCAGTTGGATGCCAGAGGCGTCACCATGGAAGTGGATGCCGAGGCCAAGACCTGGCTGGCGGAAAAGGGCTACGACCATGCCATGGGCGCCAGGCCCATGGCCCGCGTCATCCAGGAGCATCTCAAGAAGCCCCTGGCCAACGAGCTG